From a single Collibacillus ludicampi genomic region:
- a CDS encoding acyl-CoA dehydrogenase, producing MNFNLTQEQQEIRKLVREFALKEVAPTAAQRDEEEVFDRSIFDKMAEIGLCGIPWPEEYGGAGLDFLSYVIAVEELSRIDASIGVTLSVQTSLAGWPIYKFGSEEQKQKYLRPLAEGTKIGAFGLTEPGSGSDAGGMRTTAVLSEDGSHYILNGSKIFITNGGEAEIYVVFASTDRSQRTRGVTAFIVEKDFPGFHVGKKEKKMGIKSSPTTEIIFENCQVPVENRLGDEGFGFKIAMMTLDGGRNGIAAQAVGIAQGALDHALSYAKEREQFGKPIAANQAIQFKLADMATKIEAARLLTYQAAWLEDQGLPYGKASAMSKVFAGDTAMEVTTEAVQIFGGYGYSREYPVERFMRDAKITQIYEGTQEIQRMVIANHLLK from the coding sequence GTGAATTTCAATTTGACGCAAGAACAACAGGAAATCCGTAAACTCGTGCGTGAATTTGCCTTGAAAGAAGTGGCGCCAACAGCGGCACAACGCGATGAAGAAGAGGTTTTCGACCGTTCGATCTTTGATAAGATGGCGGAGATCGGTCTCTGCGGCATTCCTTGGCCTGAGGAATACGGGGGCGCGGGGCTCGATTTTCTCTCCTATGTGATTGCGGTGGAAGAGCTGTCGCGGATCGACGCCTCGATCGGTGTCACATTATCGGTACAAACATCGCTCGCCGGATGGCCGATTTATAAGTTCGGTTCGGAAGAACAAAAGCAAAAATACCTTCGCCCTTTGGCGGAAGGTACGAAGATCGGCGCATTCGGGCTTACAGAACCAGGTTCCGGCTCGGATGCCGGCGGTATGCGCACGACGGCGGTTTTATCGGAAGATGGCTCCCACTATATCCTGAATGGTTCAAAAATATTCATCACTAACGGCGGCGAGGCGGAAATCTATGTCGTTTTCGCTTCCACCGACCGCTCCCAAAGAACGCGGGGGGTCACCGCTTTCATCGTCGAAAAGGATTTTCCGGGCTTCCATGTCGGCAAAAAAGAGAAAAAAATGGGAATCAAATCATCGCCGACGACAGAAATCATTTTTGAAAATTGTCAAGTGCCCGTTGAAAATCGGCTGGGCGATGAAGGATTTGGCTTCAAAATAGCCATGATGACACTTGATGGAGGACGCAACGGGATCGCCGCACAAGCGGTCGGCATTGCTCAAGGAGCGTTAGACCATGCTCTTTCCTATGCAAAGGAACGCGAACAATTTGGCAAACCGATCGCCGCGAATCAAGCGATCCAATTCAAGCTGGCCGACATGGCTACGAAAATTGAAGCCGCGAGATTGTTAACCTACCAAGCAGCATGGCTGGAAGATCAGGGACTTCCATATGGAAAGGCTTCTGCGATGTCGAAAGTGTTTGCAGGTGATACGGCAATGGAAGTCACTACGGAAGCGGTACAGATCTTTGGCGGATACGGGTATTCGCGGGAATATCCGGTCGAACGCTTTATGCGCGACGCGAAAATCACTCAAATTTATGAAGGTACACAGGAAATTCAACGCATGGTGATCGCGAATCATTTGTTAAAATAG
- a CDS encoding Na+/H+ antiporter NhaC family protein: protein MNKTRTVPLSLSVIPFLVSIAGLIAALKFINIPLYSGLAAGWLTAVVISLSHGGTFRSVVRATYQGMKSTFFVVAILLLIAGIISAWLASGTVPAMIFYGIQLIHPKFLVVTAFLLAAVSSMTLGSSVATLSTMGVAIADMAQVLNLSPALIGGALISGAMVGDRTSPVSGTFHLVAHMTETKAEENYKPMWQTGIPMVIVCILLYFFLGYGKVSGSFNPMNHPFLQELIRHFQMPWYVIIPPILVLVLAVFRVPIMLNLGVGTVLGIFFAVTWQGDSWLSVLRSLWLGYDLQVNGQVLLHGGGIWPMFNEVLLIVAAGALNGVMEESGMLHAILDSLLQRIHSKSGLIGATVLLSISMSLLACNQSLSVIVPGRTLRSTFEKLGVPSRYLVRSLADSGVVVSPLIPWNLHGILCSAAMSIPTVVYFPCAFFLWGLPILTLLLAFCPRRLSFKWNQHGHSI from the coding sequence ATGAACAAAACCCGAACCGTTCCTTTGTCATTGTCCGTCATACCATTTCTTGTTTCCATCGCCGGATTGATCGCTGCATTGAAATTTATAAACATCCCTTTGTATTCCGGGCTTGCGGCGGGATGGCTGACAGCCGTAGTGATATCTCTCTCCCATGGAGGAACATTTAGGTCTGTGGTCCGCGCAACGTATCAAGGAATGAAGAGCACTTTTTTCGTTGTCGCCATTCTCTTGCTGATTGCTGGAATCATTTCGGCATGGCTTGCTTCCGGGACGGTTCCTGCCATGATTTTCTATGGGATTCAATTGATTCACCCAAAGTTTCTCGTTGTGACCGCTTTTTTACTCGCGGCGGTTTCTTCGATGACCCTGGGCTCTTCAGTGGCTACCCTCTCCACTATGGGGGTTGCGATCGCGGATATGGCGCAAGTGCTAAACCTCTCGCCCGCGTTGATTGGCGGCGCTCTCATCTCCGGTGCGATGGTTGGAGATCGCACATCGCCCGTATCAGGAACATTTCACCTGGTTGCCCATATGACAGAAACCAAAGCGGAAGAAAATTATAAACCGATGTGGCAGACAGGAATACCGATGGTTATCGTTTGTATCCTTCTCTATTTTTTTCTTGGATATGGAAAAGTGTCCGGCAGTTTCAATCCTATGAACCACCCGTTTTTGCAAGAATTGATCCGGCATTTTCAGATGCCCTGGTACGTGATCATTCCCCCTATTCTGGTGCTCGTATTGGCGGTGTTTCGCGTTCCGATCATGCTGAATCTGGGAGTCGGTACTGTTTTGGGTATCTTCTTCGCCGTCACATGGCAAGGGGATTCGTGGCTTTCGGTTTTGCGTTCCCTCTGGCTCGGTTATGATCTTCAAGTGAACGGACAAGTGTTGCTCCATGGCGGCGGCATTTGGCCGATGTTCAACGAAGTTCTACTGATCGTCGCGGCGGGTGCTTTAAATGGGGTTATGGAGGAAAGTGGTATGTTGCATGCGATCCTTGATTCGTTACTGCAGCGCATCCACTCGAAAAGCGGATTGATCGGCGCGACTGTGTTACTAAGTATCTCTATGTCATTACTGGCATGCAATCAGTCATTATCCGTGATTGTGCCGGGACGCACTCTTCGTTCCACATTTGAGAAACTTGGAGTTCCTTCTCGTTATCTGGTGAGAAGTTTGGCGGACTCAGGCGTTGTTGTTTCACCGCTCATCCCTTGGAATTTGCACGGGATCCTTTGCTCTGCGGCCATGAGTATCCCGACGGTCGTTTACTTCCCTTGTGCATTCTTTCTGTGGGGTCTCCCCATCCTAACGCTTCTTCTCGCCTTTTGCCCGAGAAGGTTGTCGTTCAAATGGAATCAGCATGGCCATTCGATTTGA
- the rpoE gene encoding DNA-directed RNA polymerase subunit delta, with protein sequence MSEEARVLTIDKETAREMPLVDLAYDILKETNKPYYYRDLMAEVARLRDMTPEEVNEVIARLYTEINVDGRFLNIGNNVWGLKRWYPVDKTMDKAGAKQFIRKDVDWEDDDEDADLYADEELEEDIEFGDMEEEDLDFNEDELEETFGVEDLDDEDAEAFEDEDDDF encoded by the coding sequence ATGTCTGAAGAGGCACGAGTTTTGACGATTGATAAGGAAACGGCAAGGGAGATGCCGCTTGTCGACCTTGCGTACGATATTTTGAAAGAAACGAATAAACCTTATTATTATCGTGATCTGATGGCAGAAGTTGCTCGTCTGCGCGACATGACTCCTGAAGAAGTGAATGAAGTCATCGCGCGTTTATATACAGAGATCAACGTAGACGGCCGGTTCCTCAATATCGGAAATAACGTGTGGGGGCTAAAACGTTGGTATCCCGTCGATAAAACGATGGATAAAGCGGGCGCCAAGCAGTTCATCCGCAAAGATGTTGATTGGGAAGATGACGATGAAGATGCAGATCTGTATGCGGATGAGGAACTGGAAGAAGATATCGAATTCGGAGACATGGAAGAAGAAGATCTCGACTTCAATGAAGACGAACTCGAAGAGACGTTTGGGGTCGAGGATTTGGATGATGAGGATGCGGAAGCATTCGAAGATGAAGACGATGACTTTTAA
- a CDS encoding enoyl-CoA hydratase-related protein encodes MSFEHLLFTKEDGIAVITLNRPKALNALNKALLLELSSALEQVENDSSVHALILTGAGDKAFVAGADISEMRVMTPHEARAFARLGQAVMTKIERLAQPTIAAVNGYALGGGCELAMACDIRLASVNAKFGQPEVNLGVIAGFGGTQRLQRLVGAGIAKELLMTGDMISAERAAAIGLVNHVYEAAELLPKAKELAKKIAQKAPVAIKLSKQSVNEGVNMDIDRALSHEAELFALCFATEDQKEGMSAFLEKRSARFEGK; translated from the coding sequence ATGTCGTTTGAGCATCTGCTTTTCACGAAAGAGGATGGTATCGCCGTCATCACCTTAAATCGGCCAAAAGCGTTGAACGCTTTAAACAAGGCCCTTCTCCTCGAACTATCTTCCGCATTGGAACAGGTGGAGAACGATTCGTCCGTACATGCGCTCATTCTCACGGGCGCGGGGGATAAAGCTTTTGTGGCAGGAGCGGACATCTCCGAGATGCGCGTCATGACCCCTCACGAAGCGAGAGCATTTGCCCGTCTGGGACAAGCGGTGATGACGAAGATCGAGCGGTTGGCGCAACCCACCATCGCGGCGGTCAATGGCTATGCTTTGGGCGGAGGATGCGAGTTGGCGATGGCATGCGATATTCGCCTGGCCTCCGTCAACGCCAAATTCGGGCAACCGGAAGTGAATCTCGGTGTCATTGCCGGCTTCGGGGGGACGCAACGTCTCCAGAGGTTGGTCGGTGCGGGGATCGCCAAGGAATTGCTCATGACCGGAGATATGATCTCGGCAGAACGGGCCGCGGCGATCGGCCTGGTGAATCATGTGTATGAAGCGGCTGAACTTTTGCCGAAAGCTAAAGAATTGGCCAAGAAAATTGCCCAAAAAGCGCCTGTGGCGATCAAATTGAGCAAGCAGTCTGTCAATGAAGGCGTCAATATGGACATCGATCGCGCTTTAAGTCACGAAGCGGAACTGTTTGCTCTGTGCTTCGCGACAGAAGATCAAAAAGAAGGAATGAGCGCTTTTCTGGAAAAACGGTCTGCCCGTTTCGAAGGGAAATAA
- the meaB gene encoding methylmalonyl Co-A mutase-associated GTPase MeaB, protein MVHELVERLLKGDKRAAARAITHIENDTQEKKEILKDIHPHTGRAYLVGLTGSPGAGKSSLTDRLISLLRKMGKTVGIIAVDPTSPFTGGAILGDRVRMGKHALDPGVFIRSMGTRGSLGGLAKATREAVRVLDAFGSDVIFIETVGVGQSELDIMHVADTTVVVLHPSAGDHIQSMKAGIMEIADIFVVNKADLPGADKTVQAVNHMLDLVHDFEFRPPVLKVASRDNMGIKELWCECERHLAFLKESGRLANKRQKQRQDEILSIIDAEIGRKIKSLIQADPKWATTLSDVEEGRTDPYEVADIVLRRLLKV, encoded by the coding sequence ATGGTGCATGAACTGGTTGAACGATTGCTAAAAGGGGATAAACGTGCGGCTGCCAGAGCCATTACACATATTGAAAACGACACGCAGGAAAAGAAAGAAATTCTGAAGGATATCCATCCGCATACAGGACGCGCGTATCTGGTGGGCTTGACAGGATCGCCGGGGGCGGGCAAAAGCTCCTTGACCGATCGATTGATTTCATTATTGCGGAAAATGGGAAAAACAGTGGGCATCATTGCTGTCGATCCGACTTCCCCCTTTACGGGTGGAGCGATCCTGGGCGATCGTGTACGCATGGGAAAGCACGCATTGGATCCCGGTGTATTTATCCGTTCCATGGGGACACGCGGATCGCTCGGAGGCTTGGCGAAGGCTACGCGTGAAGCGGTACGCGTGCTTGATGCGTTCGGCAGCGACGTCATTTTTATTGAGACGGTCGGTGTCGGGCAATCGGAACTTGATATTATGCATGTGGCAGACACAACGGTCGTCGTTCTGCATCCGAGTGCAGGGGATCATATTCAAAGCATGAAAGCGGGCATTATGGAAATTGCCGATATCTTTGTTGTCAATAAGGCGGACTTGCCCGGTGCGGACAAGACAGTACAGGCGGTCAATCACATGCTTGACCTCGTCCATGACTTCGAATTTCGTCCGCCGGTTTTAAAAGTGGCTTCACGGGATAATATGGGAATCAAAGAATTGTGGTGCGAGTGCGAACGCCATCTTGCGTTTCTCAAAGAGAGCGGACGTCTGGCAAACAAACGGCAAAAACAGCGCCAGGATGAAATCCTCAGTATTATTGACGCAGAGATCGGTCGGAAAATCAAAAGTTTGATTCAAGCAGACCCGAAATGGGCCACAACGCTATCGGATGTGGAAGAAGGGCGCACGGATCCTTACGAAGTCGCCGATATCGTTCTCCGGCGCTTATTGAAAGTGTAG
- a CDS encoding TetR/AcrR family transcriptional regulator → MNKHKIKKEISFQKFMEASLKVFAEKGYEKASLDDIAREAGYTKGAFYIHFSSKEELFLKLMKSRLEVFKQQFLESFTPGENIEDTVRAGVALFVHLTKKDNWAPLYFEFCVNAIRNDSIKKHMADHYQDWIETIIFILKQSKECKSCKDDVLKQLAATIIALLDGYHLQESISPNSMSQDTISKSIVNVIHSIC, encoded by the coding sequence ATGAACAAACACAAGATAAAAAAAGAGATCTCATTTCAAAAATTTATGGAAGCATCTTTGAAAGTTTTTGCTGAAAAGGGTTATGAAAAAGCCTCATTAGACGATATAGCTAGAGAGGCTGGTTACACAAAAGGTGCATTTTATATTCACTTTTCCAGCAAAGAAGAATTATTCCTGAAACTGATGAAGTCCAGATTAGAAGTTTTTAAACAACAGTTTTTGGAGTCTTTTACGCCCGGGGAAAACATAGAGGATACGGTCAGAGCAGGGGTAGCACTTTTTGTTCATCTAACGAAAAAGGATAATTGGGCACCGTTATACTTTGAATTTTGTGTTAATGCCATAAGAAATGATAGTATCAAGAAACATATGGCTGATCACTACCAAGATTGGATTGAGACGATCATTTTTATTTTAAAGCAGTCAAAAGAATGTAAGAGTTGCAAAGATGATGTATTAAAGCAACTAGCTGCGACCATAATCGCCTTATTAGACGGTTATCATTTACAAGAAAGTATTTCGCCAAATTCCATGAGTCAAGATACGATCTCCAAATCGATTGTAAATGTAATCCATTCCATTTGTTAA
- a CDS encoding (Fe-S)-binding protein: protein MFTIAFRKKYLYLMLGQPEDRSDQQEHRIRSFFKYVLGQAKVLADPAGIGHFVIFWGFIVLSFGTLDFITYNIFGFHLPLIGEAAWFTFMHELFSILVIAAIAIALIRRYLIKPMRLDNSFDAFLILYLILGLIVTDLITLGLNEAIHQSHGGWASPVASGLGTLFASGNETLLVVLREIFIWAHLFILFGFLIFIPRSKHLHMIAAAFNVYFRKMRPNGQLKTLDLSDETIEEFGVGRIDQFTWKQLLDGYACTECGRCHVNCPATLSGKPLSPKYLILKMRDHLTDVGDRLLTARGNQTGNLVLQTEVAAGLEELPQLIGDVYTEDEIWSCTTCRACEEACPVFNEHVDKIIDLRRYLVLTEGKASAEVNRAFTNLERHSNEWGQNRNTRADWAKGLQVRTMAEVDGEVEYLYYVGSAASFDPRNQKIAQAFVRLLNEAGVDFAILGNEEESDGDSARRLGNELLYQTLVEANIEIFKAYNVKKIVTTDPHAYNTFKNEYPAFGFQAEVLHATELLAKLIDEGRLKPTKEVDQVITYHDSCYLGRYNGVYSAPRYILEKIPGIKLVEMERNKEKGMCCGAGGGSMWKEETIGERINVMRTEQALETGCTAIGTACPYCMTMMIDGTKQKGVEEQIATYDVVELLNMAI, encoded by the coding sequence ATGTTCACGATCGCCTTCCGCAAGAAGTATTTGTATTTGATGCTCGGCCAACCGGAAGACCGGTCGGATCAGCAAGAGCATCGCATTCGTTCATTCTTCAAATATGTGCTGGGACAGGCGAAAGTCTTGGCCGATCCGGCGGGAATCGGTCACTTCGTGATCTTTTGGGGTTTTATCGTTTTATCTTTCGGTACGCTCGACTTCATTACGTATAACATCTTTGGCTTCCATTTGCCTTTGATCGGTGAAGCCGCCTGGTTTACGTTCATGCATGAGTTGTTCTCGATACTGGTCATCGCGGCGATTGCCATCGCCCTGATCAGACGCTATCTGATCAAACCGATGCGTTTGGATAATTCGTTTGATGCTTTTTTGATTCTCTATTTGATCCTCGGACTGATCGTGACCGATTTGATCACTTTAGGATTGAATGAAGCGATTCATCAGTCGCATGGGGGATGGGCGTCTCCTGTGGCATCCGGCCTTGGAACCCTTTTTGCGAGTGGTAATGAAACCCTGCTGGTCGTACTGCGAGAAATCTTCATTTGGGCGCACCTTTTCATCCTGTTCGGATTTCTGATCTTCATCCCGCGTTCGAAACATTTACACATGATCGCGGCCGCCTTTAACGTATATTTCCGTAAAATGAGACCGAACGGGCAGCTGAAAACGCTCGATCTGAGCGATGAAACGATCGAAGAGTTTGGTGTGGGCCGCATTGACCAATTCACTTGGAAACAACTGTTGGATGGTTATGCTTGTACGGAGTGTGGACGTTGCCATGTGAATTGTCCGGCGACATTGTCCGGTAAACCTCTCTCGCCGAAATATTTGATTCTGAAGATGAGGGATCATCTCACCGATGTCGGCGACCGTTTGTTGACCGCCCGCGGAAACCAAACGGGAAATCTGGTATTGCAAACGGAAGTGGCCGCGGGTCTGGAAGAACTGCCGCAGTTGATCGGTGACGTGTATACGGAAGACGAAATTTGGTCCTGCACCACTTGCCGCGCGTGTGAAGAAGCGTGCCCCGTGTTTAATGAACACGTGGATAAGATCATCGATCTGCGCCGCTATCTGGTGCTCACGGAGGGGAAGGCATCCGCCGAAGTCAACCGTGCGTTTACAAACCTTGAACGCCATTCCAATGAATGGGGCCAAAATCGGAATACGCGCGCCGATTGGGCGAAGGGCCTCCAAGTGCGCACCATGGCTGAAGTGGACGGTGAAGTGGAATATCTCTACTATGTGGGATCGGCCGCTTCCTTCGATCCGCGCAACCAGAAGATCGCACAAGCGTTTGTACGTCTGCTCAATGAGGCAGGGGTGGATTTCGCGATACTCGGCAATGAGGAAGAGAGCGACGGTGATTCGGCGAGACGTCTTGGCAACGAATTGCTGTATCAAACGTTGGTGGAAGCGAACATCGAAATCTTTAAAGCTTATAACGTGAAGAAAATCGTGACGACAGATCCGCATGCATATAACACATTTAAAAACGAATACCCGGCGTTCGGTTTTCAAGCGGAAGTCCTTCATGCGACTGAATTGCTCGCCAAGTTGATTGATGAAGGCCGCTTGAAACCGACGAAAGAAGTCGATCAAGTCATCACCTATCATGATTCTTGTTATCTCGGACGGTATAACGGCGTATACTCCGCACCCCGTTACATTCTCGAAAAAATTCCAGGCATCAAGCTTGTGGAGATGGAACGAAACAAAGAGAAAGGGATGTGCTGCGGAGCGGGCGGCGGTTCCATGTGGAAGGAAGAAACGATCGGCGAAAGGATCAATGTCATGCGCACGGAACAAGCGCTGGAAACCGGATGTACGGCGATCGGAACCGCTTGTCCGTATTGTATGACGATGATGATCGACGGCACGAAGCAAAAAGGGGTTGAAGAACAGATCGCCACATACGATGTCGTAGAGCTGTTAAATATGGCGATTTAG
- a CDS encoding acetyl-CoA C-acetyltransferase, translating into MKKAVIVSTARTPFGRFGGHLAPLSAVSLGATAIRGALERADVSPEQVDEVIMGMVLQGGAGQIPSRQAAIQAGLPWTTPTETINKVCASGMRAVTLADQIIRSGDAEVIVAGGMESMSNAPYILPNARWGYRMGDQTVLDLMTYDGLTCAFHNVHMAVHGSVVAAEYGISREAQDAWALRSHQRAIAAIDEGRMAAEIVPVEVPGKKGTTVVHTDEAPRRDTSLEKLAALPPVFKKDGTVTAGNAPGVNDGAAALVLMEEERAKAEGKTALATILGHAAVGAEAPYIATTPGLAINKLLQKTGYKLSDIHLFEVNEAFAAVTLTSGKIVGWDEEKVNVNGGAIALGHPIGASGARIIGALIHELRRRGGGLGIAAICSGAAQGDAILLRVD; encoded by the coding sequence ATGAAAAAAGCGGTGATTGTAAGTACGGCACGCACACCTTTCGGGCGATTCGGCGGACATCTGGCTCCGCTCAGCGCCGTATCGCTCGGTGCAACCGCGATCCGCGGTGCATTGGAAAGGGCCGACGTTTCCCCAGAACAAGTGGATGAAGTGATCATGGGGATGGTCTTGCAGGGGGGAGCCGGACAAATCCCTTCACGCCAAGCGGCCATTCAGGCAGGATTGCCTTGGACGACGCCGACAGAGACGATCAACAAAGTGTGCGCATCCGGCATGCGCGCGGTGACACTCGCTGATCAGATCATTCGTTCCGGTGATGCGGAGGTGATCGTCGCGGGCGGAATGGAATCCATGTCAAATGCCCCGTATATCCTGCCGAATGCAAGATGGGGTTACCGAATGGGAGACCAGACGGTGCTCGATCTGATGACATATGACGGTTTAACATGCGCTTTCCACAATGTGCATATGGCCGTGCATGGGTCGGTCGTAGCCGCCGAATACGGGATCAGCCGGGAAGCGCAGGATGCTTGGGCTCTTCGTTCTCATCAGCGGGCGATTGCGGCCATCGATGAAGGACGCATGGCGGCGGAGATCGTTCCTGTGGAAGTCCCCGGGAAGAAGGGAACGACTGTCGTGCATACGGATGAAGCACCTCGCCGCGATACCTCATTGGAGAAACTGGCCGCCCTGCCGCCTGTATTTAAAAAGGATGGAACCGTGACAGCAGGAAACGCTCCAGGTGTCAATGACGGAGCCGCTGCGCTGGTTCTGATGGAGGAAGAACGTGCGAAAGCGGAAGGGAAAACGGCACTTGCGACCATTCTTGGACATGCGGCTGTCGGTGCCGAAGCCCCATATATTGCTACGACACCCGGACTTGCCATCAACAAGCTGTTGCAAAAAACGGGGTATAAACTCTCAGACATTCATCTCTTTGAAGTGAATGAAGCGTTTGCTGCCGTAACGCTCACGTCCGGAAAGATCGTCGGGTGGGATGAGGAGAAGGTAAACGTCAACGGCGGGGCCATCGCGCTTGGACACCCGATCGGCGCTTCCGGCGCCCGGATTATCGGGGCATTGATCCATGAATTGCGCCGCCGCGGTGGAGGATTGGGCATCGCTGCCATCTGTTCAGGTGCCGCACAAGGGGATGCGATTTTACTGCGGGTGGATTGA
- a CDS encoding 3-hydroxybutyryl-CoA dehydrogenase, producing MDVRKIIVVGAGQMGSGIAQVAAQSGLEVILNDIKEEFVSRGLATITKNLTRDVEKGRKTEEEKQAILSRITPSCDLTDAKDVHLAIEAVTENMEIKTDIFRKLDEICPKEAILASNTSSLPITEIAAVTKRPERVIGMHFMNPVPVMKLVEVIRGLATADEVYQTIEDLAKKMGKVPCLVNDFPGFVSNRILLPMINEAIYCLYEGVADVESIDTVMKLGMNHPMGPLTLADFIGLDTCLAIMEVLYEGLGDSKYRPCPLLRKYVKAGWLGRKTGRGFYVYEN from the coding sequence ATGGACGTACGCAAAATTATCGTTGTAGGGGCCGGACAAATGGGGTCCGGTATTGCACAAGTGGCTGCACAATCCGGTCTTGAAGTGATACTGAACGACATCAAAGAAGAATTCGTCTCCCGCGGACTTGCCACCATCACAAAAAATTTGACGCGCGACGTGGAGAAAGGACGCAAGACGGAAGAAGAAAAACAGGCGATTTTGTCACGCATTACACCATCCTGCGATTTGACGGATGCGAAAGATGTACACCTGGCGATCGAAGCCGTGACTGAAAACATGGAGATCAAAACGGATATCTTCCGCAAGCTCGATGAAATATGTCCGAAGGAAGCGATTCTTGCGAGCAACACATCTTCTCTTCCGATCACAGAGATCGCAGCCGTGACGAAGCGTCCTGAACGGGTGATCGGCATGCATTTTATGAACCCGGTTCCCGTGATGAAGTTGGTCGAAGTCATTCGCGGACTAGCTACGGCTGACGAAGTATATCAAACGATCGAAGATCTCGCGAAGAAAATGGGCAAGGTTCCTTGCCTCGTAAACGACTTCCCGGGATTTGTGTCGAATCGCATTCTTCTGCCGATGATCAATGAAGCGATCTATTGCTTGTACGAAGGAGTTGCCGATGTCGAATCGATTGATACGGTCATGAAACTGGGGATGAATCATCCCATGGGTCCGTTGACACTGGCCGATTTTATCGGTCTCGATACCTGTCTCGCCATCATGGAAGTGCTGTACGAAGGACTCGGCGATTCGAAATACCGCCCCTGCCCGCTCTTGCGCAAGTATGTGAAGGCGGGTTGGTTGGGAAGAAAAACGGGACGCGGATTTTATGTGTATGAGAACTAG
- a CDS encoding DUF5316 domain-containing protein, with protein MKPFLFGSSLSILVLILSVVTHHGSMVLDICGWIGYSSWLGAGIVTGAFVNGDRMRANFHMEDKEDRRKRLQWSNVLFLFGLPNVIANIVALFVLR; from the coding sequence ATGAAACCTTTTTTATTTGGAAGCAGTCTGTCCATTCTTGTACTTATACTTTCTGTGGTCACTCATCATGGATCCATGGTTCTTGATATATGTGGATGGATCGGCTACAGCAGTTGGCTGGGTGCTGGTATCGTAACAGGAGCTTTTGTGAACGGAGACCGGATGAGGGCGAACTTCCATATGGAAGACAAAGAGGATCGAAGAAAAAGGCTACAATGGTCGAATGTGTTATTTCTCTTCGGGCTTCCGAATGTTATAGCAAACATTGTTGCATTATTCGTACTACGATGA